In the Populus trichocarpa isolate Nisqually-1 chromosome 1, P.trichocarpa_v4.1, whole genome shotgun sequence genome, one interval contains:
- the LOC18095609 gene encoding PH, RCC1 and FYVE domains-containing protein 1, which produces MANRYRLASIEDFPSHLIFEILTIGRLSAADLVCLELTSRTFGASHGLYPQKFRSLVDFAAHQLCVSHRVYGGMGWNAQKELFDRCGGNWKRVLRFLQAVEESSGMVKTSACNMQVTTGRYHTLLIRDSSVYSCGSSLCGVLGHGAETTQCVAFTRIRFPSLANVVQVSASHNHAAFVLQSGEVFTCGDNSSFCCGHKDTNRPIFRPRLVEALKAVSCKQVSVGLNFTVFLTRQGQLYTCGSNTHGQLGHGDTLDRPTPKIIELLEGIGPVVQIAAGPSYVLAVTDNGVVYSFGYGSNFCLGHGEQHDEFQPRAIQTFRRKDIHVVHVSAGDEHAVALDSSGFVYSWGKGYCGALGHGDEIDKTLPSLVNCLKSRLAVQACARKRKTFVLVDDGSVYGFGCMGFGSLGFPDRDITEKVMTPRVLDSLRAHRVSQISTGLYHTVVVTNQGQMFGFGDNERVQLGHDTLRGCLQPTEIFVQETADDTGLTLERK; this is translated from the exons ATGGCTAATAGGTATAGGCTGGCTTCTATCGAGGATTTTCCATcacatttgatttttgaaattctGACAATCGGTAGGCTTAGTGCTGCTGACCTCGTGTGCTTAGAGTTGACTTCTAGGACATTTGGAGCGAGTCATGGGCTGTACCCTCAAAAATTCAGGTCGTTGGTGGATTTTGCAGCACATCAGTTATGTGTGTCGCATAGAGTGTATGGCGGGATGGGGTGGAATGCTCAGAAAGAGTTGTTTGATCGTTGTGGAGGAAATTGGAAGCGGGTTTTGAGGTTCTTGCAGGCTGTGGAGGAATCATCAGGCATGGTCAAGACCTCAGCATGCAAT ATGCAGGTTACAACTGGAAGATATCACACGTTGCTGATCAGAGATTCATCTGTATATTCTTGTGGTTCCAGTTTGTGTGGTGTTCTTGGACATGGTGCTGAAACAACACAATGTGTAGCATTCACACGGATTAGATTCCCATCTTTGGCTAACGTGGTCCAAGTCTCAGCCTCCCATAATCATGCTGCTTTTGTTTTGCAGTCCGGAGAG GTTTTCACTTGTGGTGATAATTCATCATTTTGCTGCGGTCACAAAGATACAAATCGCCCCATATTTAGGCCCAGGCTTGTTGAGGCACTAAAGGCAGTTTCATGCAAGCAG GTTTCTGTGGGCCTTAACTTTACAGTGTTCCTCACAAGACAAGGCCAGCTTTATACATGTGGGTCGAACACACATGGGCAACTTGGTCATGGTGACACGCTAGACAGACCAACACCCAAAATCATTGAACTGCTTGAGGGAATTGGTCCTGTGGTTCAAATAGCTGCTGGTCCCAGCTACGTGTTAGCTGTAACTGACAATGGTGTAGTTTACTCTTTTGGTTATGGTTCTAATTTTTGTCTTGGTCATGGAGAGCAACACGATGAGTTCCAGCCACGTGCAATCCAGACATTTAGAAGAAAGGATATTCATGTGGTCCATGTTTCTGCTGGGGATGAGCATGCTGTGGCACTTGATTCAAGTGGATTT GTCTATAGTTGGGGAAAAGGTTACTGTGGAGCATTAGGCCATGGGGATGAGATTGATAAGACTCTTCCTTCCCTTGTGAACTGCCTTAAGAGCCGCCTTGCTGTGCAG GCTTgtgcaagaaaaagaaaaacatttgttcTGGTCGATGATGGTTCTGTTTATGGCTTTGGGTGCATGGGATTTGGTAGCCTTGGCTTTCCAGATAGGGATATAACTGAAAAAGTGATGACACCTCGAGTCCTTGATAGCTTAAGAGCTCATCGTGTTTCTCAGATTAGCACAGGCCTCTACCACACTGTCGTGGTTACCAACCAGGGCCAAATGTTTGGATTTGGAGATAATGAAAGAGTACAACTTGGGCACGACACATTGAGGGGATGCCTGCAACCAACTGAAATATTTGTTCAAGAAACAGCAGATGATACAGGCCTTACTTTGGAAAGGAAATGA
- the LOC18095610 gene encoding CBS domain-containing protein CBSX5-like, translating to MAVSLLAHEVSDLCLGKPALRSLALTTTIAEALFALKNSDDNFISVWNCDHAAKTNNDYKGNCEEEGCDVCECKCVGKVSMVDVVCYLCKDENLLFPSDALKAPVSVLLPEIPGMVVHVEPTSSLLEAIDLILQGAKNLVVPIKTRYSTRRKQHQKLSITSPTIHNGREFCWLTQEDIIRFFLGSIGLFAPLPALSIDTLGIISTEFLTIDYHSPAISELEAISRSLADETSVAVIDSDGILIGELSPFTLACCDDSVAAAITTLSSGDLMAYIDCGGPPEDLVKVVMARLKERGLEAMLQEFTNSSCYSTTSSCQSQSSSSDEESASSTPVSTLHRSGKYSRSMSYSARMVRRAEAIVCHPKSSLVAVMIQAIAHRVNYVWVIEDDCSLVGIVRFYDMLKVFRESLEDMA from the exons ATGGCAGTGAGTTTACTTGCACATGAGGTATCTGACCTCTGCTTAGGCAAGCCTGCTTTGAGGTCTCTCGCACTCACCACAACAATAGCTGAAGCTCTATTTGCTCTTAAAAACTCTGATGATAACTTTATAAGTGTATGGAATTGTGATCACGCAGCAAAGACTAACAACGATTACAAAGGCAATTGTGAAGAGGAAGGTTGTGATGTTTGTGAATGTAAATGTGTCGGTAAGGTTTCTATGGTGGATGTGGTATGCTATCTTTGCAAGGATGAGAACTTGTTGTTCCCTTCTGATGCTTTGAAAGCACCTGTTTCTGTTCTCTTGCCTGAGATTCCTGGAATGGTTGTTCATGTGGAACCAACTTCAAG CTTATTGGAAGCAATTGATCTCATCCTTCAAGGAGCCAAGAATCTAGTAGTGCCGATAAAGACCAGGTATAGTACAAGAAGAAAACAGCACCAAAAACTCTCAATCACCAGCCCCACCATCCACAATGGCCGGGAATTCTGCTGGCTAACACAGGAAGACATAATCAGATTCTTCCTCGGCTCAATTGGCCTCTTTGCTCCACTTCCAGCTCTCTCCATTGATACACTTGGCATTATAAGCACTGAATTTCTTACAATTGATTATCACTCCCCTGCTATCTCAGAACTTGAAGCCATTTCTCGCTCTCTAGCAGACGAGACTTCAGTTGCTGTCATTGACAGTGATGGCATATTGATTGGGGAGCTCTCTCCATTCACTCTAGCCTGCTGTGATGACAGTGTTGCAGCTGCAATCACTACCCTTTCCTCTGGGGACTTGATGGCCTACATTGATTGTGGAGGACCCCCAGAGGACCTTGTCAAGGTGGTCATGGCAAGACTTAAAGAGAGAGGCCTAGAAGCAATGCTTCAAGAATTCACTAATTCTAGTTGCTACTCAACTACCAGTTCATGTCAATCACAATCTTCGTCATCTGATGAAGAGTCAGCAAGCAGCACCCCAGTCAGTACACTGCATAGATCAGGAAAGTATAGTAGGTCCATGAGTTATTCAGCCAGGATGGTGAGAAGGGCGGAGGCAATAGTTTGTCATCCCAAGAGTTCACTTGTTGCAGTGATGATTCAAGCAATTGCTCATAGAGTAAATTACGTGTGGGTCATAGAGGATGACTGTAGCTTGGTTGGCATTGTCAGATTTTATGATATGCTAAAAGTTTTCAGGGAAAGTTTAGAGGATATGGCCTAA
- the LOC18095611 gene encoding stem-specific protein TSJT1, whose amino-acid sequence MLAIFHKAFAHPPEELNSPASQNVTKKPKLPEETLNDFLSHRPQKTFSMNFGQAAVLAYAPQDNPFSPQQKLFCGFDGIYCLFSGSLNNLCTLNRQYGLTKGTNEAMFVIEAYKTLRDRGPYPADQVVKDLDGSFAFVIYDSTAGSVFAALGSDGGVKLYWGIAADGSVVISDDLEVIKESCVKSFAPFPTGFMFHSEGGLMSFEHPMNKVRAMPRTDSEGFLCGANFKVDVYTRINSLPRRGSEANWTEWQSHS is encoded by the exons ATGTTGGCAATTTTTCACAAAGCTTTTGCTCACCCACCTGAGGAGCTTAATAGTCCAGCATCTCAAAATGTTACTAAGAAGCCTAAGCTTCCTGAGGAAACACTCAATGATTTCCTTTCTCACCGCCCTCAGAAAACTTTCTCCATGAACTTTGGTCAAGCTGCTGTGCTTGCCTATGCTCCCCAAGATAACCCTTTCTCTCCTCAACAAAA GCTGTTTTGTGGTTTTGATGGTATATACTGCCTTTTCTCTGGAAGCTTGAACAACTTATGCACACTCAATAGGCAGTATGGATTGACAAAGGGGACTAATGAGGCCATGTTTGTGATAGAAGCTTATAAGACTCTTCGTGATCGAGGTCCTTATCCAGCTGATCAAGTTGTTAAGGATCTTGATGGGAGCTTTGCTTTCGTTATCTACGATAGCACGGCTGGAAGTGTTTTTGCTGCACTG GGTTCTGATGGTGGAGTTAAGCTGTACTGGGGTATTGCAGCAGATGGCTCTGTGGTGATATCTGATGATTTGGAAGTCATAAAAGAAAGCTGTGTCAAATCGTTTGCTCCCTTCCCAACAG GATTCATGTTCCATAGTGAAGGAGGCTTGATGAGCTTTGAGCATCCAATGAACAAAGTTAGAGCAATGCCAAGGACTGACAGTGAAGGATTTCTCTGTGGGGCAAATTTCAAGGTTGATGTCTACACAAGGATCAACAGCTTACCCCGTAGAGGAAGTGAAGCTAATTGGACCGAGTGGCAATCACACAgctaa